The Candidatus Nitrosotalea sinensis genome contains a region encoding:
- a CDS encoding GDP-mannose 4,6-dehydratase, with protein MSKTALITGITGQDGAYLADFLVKKGYKVYGTFRRVSSPNFWRLLHLGIVDQVNLIPADLIDESSLTEAVKVSQPDEVYHLAAQSYVGTSFDQPITSGEFTGLAVTRILESIRQYDSSIKFYQASSSEMFGNVKSYPQNEQTAFMPQSPYAVAKVYGFHVTKIYREGYGMFACNGILFNHESPLRGLEFVSRKITNGVAKIVLGIDKHLYLGNLGSIRDWGYAPEYIECMWKMLQQKEADDYVIATGEPHTVFDFVKQAFSLVDLDWKKFVKTDKKLFRILEVHVLQGDSRKARRKLHWKPKTKFEDLVKIMLNADIERWSRWKKGEVFPWDALSSIDEFSTFKRKMI; from the coding sequence ATGTCAAAAACAGCTCTAATCACCGGAATTACTGGCCAGGATGGAGCGTACTTGGCTGATTTTTTAGTAAAGAAAGGATACAAAGTATATGGTACGTTTAGAAGGGTATCATCTCCAAATTTTTGGAGATTACTTCATTTAGGCATAGTTGATCAAGTCAACTTAATTCCTGCAGACCTAATCGATGAGTCTTCACTTACAGAAGCTGTAAAAGTATCACAACCTGATGAAGTATATCATTTGGCTGCTCAGAGTTATGTAGGAACATCGTTTGATCAACCTATTACAAGTGGTGAATTTACAGGACTTGCTGTTACAAGAATTTTAGAAAGTATACGTCAATATGATTCTTCAATAAAGTTCTATCAGGCTTCCTCAAGTGAAATGTTTGGTAATGTAAAATCGTATCCACAGAATGAGCAGACCGCATTCATGCCCCAAAGTCCATATGCAGTTGCCAAGGTATACGGATTTCATGTTACAAAAATATATCGAGAAGGATACGGTATGTTTGCATGTAATGGGATATTATTCAATCATGAATCACCACTGCGAGGATTAGAATTTGTATCAAGGAAAATAACTAACGGCGTAGCAAAAATCGTTTTAGGAATTGACAAACATCTTTACTTGGGAAATTTAGGCTCCATAAGAGATTGGGGTTATGCTCCTGAATACATAGAATGCATGTGGAAGATGTTGCAACAAAAAGAGGCCGATGACTATGTGATTGCAACAGGAGAACCCCACACAGTATTCGATTTTGTCAAACAGGCATTTTCACTTGTAGATTTAGATTGGAAGAAATTTGTAAAGACAGATAAAAAATTGTTCAGAATATTAGAAGTTCACGTTTTACAAGGTGATTCAAGAAAGGCAAGAAGAAAATTACATTGGAAGCCAAAAACAAAATTTGAGGATCTAGTAAAGATAATGCTTAATGCAGACATAGAAAGATGGTCTAGATGGAAAAAAGGAGAGGTTTTTCCATGGGATGCATTATCTTCAATTGATGAATTCAGTACTTTTAAGCGAAAAATGATATAA
- a CDS encoding lysylphosphatidylglycerol synthase transmembrane domain-containing protein has translation MKIEFNLNRVILFIILIIVFYTIFILFADLEKFSSEFKKINLYFVPLILGIHLISLFFYSLRQKVLLDSLDIRLSLKQNIIFQFTGYSMLITPGGLGELIKTHFLKQIHSKKYVETVPVVLAEKYHNLFALTVIITVMLFFKSDFEIEIIVGIIWILLIISLAIIKSHKIFLVNKLPKIGIFKKIFENMTDFSSTLLMLTQKKVFVKCFCLGLIAVFTDAIAIYLCFLAFGIHYSFIDSTLFTGISLVVGAISFLPGGIGITDLSIAGLLVRSGIITSLALTLTIFIRFMITWSTVLIGIITLRFALRNRMNKNSTEIS, from the coding sequence ATGAAAATAGAATTTAATCTAAACCGAGTTATTTTATTTATTATTCTGATTATAGTTTTTTACACCATATTCATATTATTTGCAGATCTAGAGAAATTTTCTTCTGAGTTTAAAAAAATTAATTTATATTTTGTACCTTTAATTCTTGGAATACACCTCATTTCATTATTTTTCTATAGTTTGAGACAGAAAGTTTTGCTAGATTCTTTAGATATCAGATTATCTCTTAAGCAAAATATTATATTTCAATTTACAGGTTATTCCATGCTAATTACTCCTGGTGGATTAGGTGAACTAATAAAAACTCATTTCCTAAAACAGATTCATTCCAAAAAATATGTGGAGACTGTACCTGTTGTTCTTGCAGAAAAATATCACAATCTTTTTGCTCTTACAGTTATAATTACAGTCATGTTATTCTTTAAAAGTGATTTTGAAATTGAAATTATTGTAGGAATTATTTGGATATTATTGATAATATCTTTAGCCATAATCAAGAGTCATAAAATTTTTCTCGTGAATAAACTACCCAAGATTGGAATTTTTAAAAAAATATTTGAAAACATGACAGATTTTTCTAGTACATTACTGATGCTAACGCAAAAAAAAGTATTTGTCAAGTGCTTTTGTCTTGGATTGATTGCAGTTTTTACAGATGCAATAGCAATTTATTTGTGCTTTTTAGCGTTTGGTATTCATTATAGTTTCATAGATTCAACTTTGTTTACAGGAATTTCCTTAGTGGTAGGCGCCATATCCTTCTTGCCTGGTGGCATAGGAATCACTGATTTGAGCATAGCCGGATTACTAGTCAGATCTGGAATTATTACCTCGTTGGCACTTACTTTGACTATATTCATCAGATTCATGATTACATGGTCTACCGTATTGATTGGCATAATCACATTGAGATTTGCGCTAAGAAATAGAATGAATAAAAATAGTACAGAGATTAGTTGA
- a CDS encoding SIS domain-containing protein, which translates to MITPLKLKKYDKSGMCQVYDKWPELAKEFFNMNQDSIDFKGIDHMVFVGMGGSGALGDTLFSSLSKTNMHLCVVKGYHLPKTVDSHTLVVASSVSGNTPETLTVLDKANKTNCKIVAFSSGGRMEKYCKKNRIEYRKIPMLNSPRASFPVYLYTMLNILNPVIPLKNHDVIESIRYLEKTRKQISSSNLNDSNPSIDLASWLSGVPAIYYPMGLQAAAIRFKNSLQENAKMHVFAEDIIEACHNGIVSWERPSIVRPILIQGKDDYVKTKKLWKIIKEYFNLNKIDFKEVYSIRGNILSKIVNLVYLLDYATIYRAILSNMDPTPIRSIDFIKERMM; encoded by the coding sequence TTGATTACTCCATTAAAATTAAAGAAATATGATAAAAGTGGAATGTGCCAAGTTTATGACAAATGGCCGGAACTGGCAAAAGAATTTTTTAACATGAATCAGGATTCAATTGATTTTAAGGGAATTGATCATATGGTATTTGTTGGAATGGGTGGTTCAGGAGCACTTGGAGACACTTTATTTTCTTCACTTTCAAAAACCAATATGCATCTATGCGTTGTAAAAGGATATCACCTTCCAAAAACTGTGGACTCCCACACTCTTGTAGTTGCTTCTAGTGTGTCAGGAAACACACCAGAAACACTCACAGTACTTGATAAGGCAAACAAAACTAACTGCAAAATTGTTGCGTTTTCATCTGGAGGTAGAATGGAGAAATATTGTAAAAAAAACAGAATAGAATACAGAAAGATTCCTATGTTAAATTCTCCAAGAGCTTCCTTCCCTGTGTATCTCTACACCATGCTGAATATTTTAAATCCAGTTATACCATTAAAAAATCATGATGTTATAGAATCTATTCGTTACCTAGAAAAAACTCGAAAACAAATAAGCTCATCTAACTTGAATGATAGTAATCCATCTATTGATCTAGCATCTTGGTTGTCTGGTGTTCCAGCAATCTATTATCCAATGGGTTTGCAAGCTGCAGCTATACGATTTAAAAATTCATTACAGGAAAATGCCAAAATGCATGTATTCGCAGAGGATATTATAGAAGCGTGCCATAACGGAATAGTTTCTTGGGAAAGACCATCTATAGTGAGGCCGATATTGATACAAGGAAAGGACGACTATGTCAAAACAAAAAAACTCTGGAAAATAATAAAAGAATATTTCAATCTGAATAAGATCGATTTCAAGGAAGTATATTCAATTAGAGGAAACATACTCTCTAAGATAGTAAATCTTGTTTACTTGCTGGACTACGCAACAATTTATCGTGCTATTTTGAGTAACATGGATCCAACTCCTATAAGATCCATTGACTTTATTAAAGAACGAATGATGTAA
- a CDS encoding FAD-dependent oxidoreductase: MKKALVLGGGIQGCCVALMLKKHGYEVSLIDKNENILNRASLNGTGKIHLGFVFGADPSLKTGKNLLLSALYFAPYLEYLLDAKVDWEKFKSTSFNYLVAKDSMLSPTQVNAYFQTLEDSYLDHIKNKNLMYLGKRPQKLFQETTIPEQVNPDLFQACFATEEVCLYLESFNEVIKKKIQSENIPLYLNRRVTNVKRIDDGFIVDANSGDGSNQIKSDLVFSCLWEGNMDLDKKMGIMIKKDYNLRLKFGIITKSPLALKRLSSFTIIQGPYGDYVSYPQRNAAYFSWYPSSMKGMLVDQKMPSDWDALCDGHIPDTMGRILVNENNVHFSHLIPDLPEFETIAIRSGVIVANGYSDIYDVNSKLHERNEFPIMQNDGYFSINTGKLTNAPRNTYLLEKMLGHENF; encoded by the coding sequence ATGAAAAAAGCTCTAGTTTTGGGTGGAGGCATTCAAGGTTGTTGTGTTGCACTCATGCTGAAAAAACATGGGTACGAGGTAAGTCTAATAGATAAAAATGAAAATATTCTAAACAGAGCAAGTCTTAACGGCACAGGAAAGATTCATCTGGGCTTTGTCTTTGGGGCAGATCCTTCCTTGAAGACTGGAAAGAATCTTTTGCTAAGCGCACTTTATTTTGCACCATATCTTGAATATCTACTTGATGCCAAAGTGGACTGGGAAAAATTCAAGTCTACTAGTTTTAATTATTTAGTAGCAAAAGACTCTATGCTTTCTCCCACTCAGGTGAATGCATATTTTCAGACACTTGAAGACTCGTATTTAGATCATATAAAAAATAAGAATCTGATGTATCTGGGAAAGAGACCACAAAAACTATTTCAAGAAACCACCATTCCTGAACAAGTTAATCCTGATCTCTTCCAAGCTTGTTTTGCTACAGAAGAAGTTTGTTTGTATCTTGAAAGCTTTAATGAAGTCATAAAGAAAAAAATTCAATCTGAAAATATACCGTTATATTTGAACCGGCGTGTAACAAATGTAAAAAGAATTGATGATGGATTTATAGTGGATGCTAATTCTGGTGACGGCAGTAACCAAATCAAATCAGATCTGGTGTTTAGTTGTCTTTGGGAGGGCAATATGGACTTGGATAAAAAAATGGGCATTATGATCAAAAAGGACTATAACCTTAGACTCAAATTTGGAATAATTACGAAATCTCCTTTAGCACTGAAGAGACTCTCATCTTTTACCATCATACAAGGACCCTATGGTGATTATGTCAGCTATCCTCAGAGAAATGCTGCTTATTTTAGTTGGTATCCTTCTAGCATGAAAGGAATGCTAGTAGACCAGAAGATGCCATCAGACTGGGATGCTCTTTGTGATGGGCATATTCCTGATACTATGGGAAGAATATTGGTTAATGAAAATAATGTACACTTTAGTCATCTAATACCAGATTTACCAGAATTTGAAACCATAGCAATTAGATCTGGGGTAATTGTGGCTAATGGATACAGCGATATTTACGATGTTAATAGTAAATTACACGAACGTAATGAATTCCCCATCATGCAAAATGACGGCTACTTTTCTATCAACACAGGTAAACTTACCAATGCTCCGCGTAATACGTATTTGTTAGAAAAAATGCTTGGTCACGAAAATTTCTGA